The proteins below come from a single Cannabis sativa cultivar Pink pepper isolate KNU-18-1 chromosome 3, ASM2916894v1, whole genome shotgun sequence genomic window:
- the LOC115710856 gene encoding uncharacterized protein LOC115710856: MVSFNRKLKATRDKLKSWNKLQFKEVKKQVQAANDFLQKIELEDPINGTAIEQAKMQLNKALLREEIHWKQKSRVKWLQEGDMCSKFFMSSTIVRRRRNYVQCIKDSPDGDWIRDQQQIANCFLEEFREGFRNPRNGPASIPTDLFQRVITMEEGNMLCSIPSVTEMEEAFSEMGKDKAPGSDGFPPSFYNHHWTTVQSDLFQVISHFFNHKELPSYINDTSIPPLLSRIIGQLLCATQLTRIISPNQAAFVKGRHIAENTMIAREIVHSMKKRKGKGGYMLIKIDLEKVCDRMGWEFVIKVLGLLGFPNTFMEWIKTCNSVSKIKVLLNGSIVGKFSPEQGLRQGDPLSPSLFILAAETLSRLLFSKEKVGLLKGFKLSRRGSAITHLMFVDDIILFGQVTIKEARSFLDCLNMYCNWSGQAVNGLKSSIFFSKGVTPRKAQAISQLLGMKRMNNKAMYLGLPLFRSIKRTEDTNHLVERVLKRVQGWKARLLSSAGKTCLIKSVGSTLSNYVTSSDVIPVSTANKIDRIVRDFWWGDTDDKRTLHTVSWAKLCTPKVAGGLGFRSTLATNKAFLLKWAWKILMDGRSLWGQLMKDKYIQNQSFLDLEIKSTDSVMWKAILRERSLLMEGLCRRIGDGRSTSIWFDPWVPGGRLQPILRLDATGRIRMSAYKLSLNIDINRPEYAKWRTIWGARIHNRLKMIWWKILSNSLLTRARLGMVFDMDNVLCPLWNMDEENSLHLLWSYEFARALWFGCLWQVRTNILTATSWEVWLMWFSDEDKRPNRMHLHLFLGGAAAVFEEIWRVRNKLTHDHTQDPLPVSINRINRRLLELAAVQDDFYNVKGAELASTLGYNNVIFQSDSFNAITAIQSNHLSIRINHHNIQSLLDRFNCAVLLSTCGSLIGFKEILMVWPMMRLAGQIVTDCLGASIWPILAVPCIHGMRMAAL; the protein is encoded by the exons ATGGTCAGCTTTAATAGGAAACTAAAAGCTACCCGTGACAAGCTTAAGTCATGGAATAAACTCCAATTCAAGGAAGTTAAGAAACAAGTCCAAGCTGCAAATGATTTTCTGCAAAAGATTGAACTGGAAGATCCGATTAATGGAACTGCGATAGAACAAGCAAAAATGCAGCTTAACAAAGCCCTTCTTAGGGAAGAAATACATTGGAAACAAAAGTCAAGGGTGAAATGGCTACAAGAGGGGGACATGTGCTCTAAATTCTTTATGTCCTCAACCATAGTTCGTCGTCGGAGGAACTATGTTCAATGCATCAAAGACTCCCCAGACGGGGATTGGATTAGAGACCAGCAGCAAATAGCCAATTGCTTCCTCGAGGAGTTCAGAGAAGGCTTTAGGAACCCAAGAAATGGACCTGCCTCAATTCCTACGGACCTATTCCAAAGAGTAATCACTATGGAGGAGGGGAATATGCTATGCTCTATTCCTTCCGTAACTGAGATGGAAGAGGCATTCTCAGAAATGGGGAAAGATAAAGCCCCGGGTTCAGACGGATTCCCACCGAGCTTCTACAATCACCATTGGACCACGGTCCAATCTGATCTTTTCCAAGTGATCTCCCATTTTTTCAACCATAAGGAATTGCCGAGCTACATCAATGATACTTCCATTCCCCCTCTCTTGTCACGGATTATCGGCCAATTGCTTTGTGCAACACAACTTACAAG GATTATCTCACCCAATCAAGCGGCCTTTGTTAAAGGGCGACACATTGCTGAGAACACTATGATTGCTCGGGAAATTGTTCACTCTATGAAGAAGAGGAAAGGAAAAGGGGGATACATGCTCATCAAAATCGACTTGGAGAAGGTCTGTGATAGAATGGGCTGGGAGTTTGTCATCAAAGTTCTCGGTCTGTTGGGCTTCCCAAACACGTTCATGGAGTGGATTAAGACCTGCAATTCGGTATCAAAAATTAAAGTTCTGCTCAATGGGTCCATCGTGGGAAAATTTTCACCTGAACAAGGTTTGAGACAAGGAGACCCGCTCTCCCCTTCCCTCTTCATACTTGCAGCTGAAACTTTATCAAGATTGCTGTTCTCTAAAGAAAAGGTTGGTCTCCTGAAAGGGTTTAAACTATCGAGAAGAGGTTCGGCCATTACTCATCTCATGTTCGTGGATGACATTATTCTATTCGGGCAAGTTACCATCAAAGAAGCAAGATCATTCCTTGATTGCCTAAACATGTATTGCAATTGGTCAGGCCAGGCAGTCAATGGGCTTAagtcttcaatttttttttcaaagggtGTCACCCCAAGAAAAGCTCAAGCTATCTCTCAACTGTTGggaatgaaaagaatgaacaACAAAGCAATGTATCTCGGTCTGCCCCTATTTCGATCGATTAAAAGAACTGAGGATACGAATCACTTAGTGGAGAGAGTACTCAAGCGTGTTCAAGGCTGGAAGGCTAGGCTCCTTTCTAGCGCCGGCAAGACATGCTTAATCAAATCAGTGGGATCAACGCTATCAAATTATGTGACTTCCTCAGATGTTATCCCGGTGTCAACGGCAAACAAAATTGATAGAATCGTTAGGGACTTCTGGTGGGGAGATACGGATGATAAGCGAACACTTCACACTGTGTCTTGGGCGAAACTGTGCACACCCAAGGTGGCTGGGGGTCTTGGATTTCGATCAACTCTCGCTACTAATAAGGCGTTTCTTCTAAAATGGGCTTGGAAAATTCTGATGGATGGGAGAAGCCTGTGGGGGCAACTAATGAAGGACAAATACATCCAAAACCAAAGCTTTTTGGACTTGGAAATCAAAAGCACGGATTCAGTGATGTGGAAGGCCATTCTCAGGGAGCGCTCTCTACTCATGGAAGGCCTCTGTAGGAGGATTGGAGATGGTAGAAGCACATCCATTTGGTTCGATCCTTGGGTGCCCGGGGGGCGCCTCCAACCAATACTCCGGCTTGATGCCACAGGCAGAATCAGAATG TCAGCCTACAAACTGTCCTTGAATATTGATATAAATAGGCCTGAATATGCTAAATGGAGAACTATTTGGGGTGCGAGGATTCACAACCGCCTTAAGATGATATGGTGGAAAATACTGTCTAACAGTCTTCTCACCAGAGCTAGACTTGGTATGGTATTCGACATGGACAATGTTCTCTGTCCTCTCTGGAACATGGATGAAGAAAATTCACTCCACTTGCTCTGGAGCTATGAATTTGCGAGAGCTTTATGGTTTGGCTGTTTGTGGCAAGTGCGTACTAATATTCTCACGGCTACAAGCTGGGAAGTTTGGTTGATGTGGTTCTCAGATGAAGACAAACGTCCTAATCGAATGCACTTACACCTTTTCTTGGGAGGGGCCGCTGCCGTGTTTGAAGAAATATGGAGAGTTAGAAACAAGTTAACTCATGATCATACGCAAGACCCGTTGCCAGTCTCGATTAACCGTATCAATCGTCGACTACTGGAACTTGCTGCAGTGCAAGATGACTTCTACAATG TTAAAGGAGCCGAATTGGCGAGTACATTGGGATACAACAATGTCATATTCCAAAGCGACTCCTTTAACGCAATCACTGCGATTCAGAGTAACCACCTCTCCATAAGAATCAATCATCACAATATCCAAAGCCTCCTAGACAGATTCAATTGTGCAGTGCTTCTTTCAACCTGTGGGAGTCTCATTGGATTCAAAGAAATTTTAATGGTGTGGCCTATGATGCGGCTCGCTGGGCAAATCGTCACAGACTGTTTGGGTGCTTCGATTTGGCCAATTTTGGCGGTTCCCTGTATCCATGGGATGCGGATGGCTGCTCTTTAA